Genomic window (Candidatus Diapherotrites archaeon):
GGGCTATTTCGACGTGCGGGAATACGTCCTGGAAAGGGACGGCTACGCCTGCGTCCTTTGCAACGGCACGGGAAACCGCAAGCTCTTCCGCTTGCGCGGGAAGTCAAACAGGCCCAAAAACCTGGTCACGCTTTGCGGGGACTGCCATGAACGCGCATCCCGGGGTGAAATCGCCCTTCCCGCTTTGTTTCAAAGCTATCGTTGGGCGGCCAGAGTGAACGTCATGCGGGCGCTGTGGACTTTTTCAGAAAGGCTTGTTCCGGTTTCGGCGGAACAGGCGGCCGGCTCCAGGGAAGCCCTTGGCCTTCAAAAGTCTCACGTTAACGACGCTTTGGCCGTGGTTCATGCCGCCTTCGGGATTGTTCCCAAACCCGGGGGCGCCGGACTATTCCGGGGCCGCTTTGTCCGCGCCAAGAACCGCCAGTTGCACCGCGCCAATCCGGCGAAGGGCGGCAAAAGGCCCAATGCCAGCGCCAACAGATACCTTGTCAGCAAGTCCAGTGTTCGGATTGCGAAGTATGACTTGGTGGAGTATCGTTCGCACGAAAAGCATGTCGTGGGTTACGTGAACACCTTGCGAACCAAGGGAACGGTGCGCATAGCCGACGCCTTTGGCAAACAGCTTGCGGGCGGCGTGAGCGTTGGCCGCTTGCGCAAGCTGCAAAACGCAAGCACATTAATTTGGGAGGTGAAGCGCCGTTTCCCCGCCGCCCCCTGAAGGAGGCGGGTACCCACGGCGCGATTGTTATGGT
Coding sequences:
- the iscB gene encoding RNA-guided endonuclease IscB, with the protein product MLAYVLNRHGEPLMPCGPRKARLLLKEGKARVVLRAPFTIQLLHGSSGYRQPVFGGRDPGLTQGVTAVRQDGGLLFQAEAKCRPDISEKLEERRGYRRSRRGRKTRYREPRFDNRARPGGWVPPSIRQLKHEHDKLCSLVESILPITAWAAELNKFDFQKMENPGIQGVQYQNGPRKGYFDVREYVLERDGYACVLCNGTGNRKLFRLRGKSNRPKNLVTLCGDCHERASRGEIALPALFQSYRWAARVNVMRALWTFSERLVPVSAEQAAGSREALGLQKSHVNDALAVVHAAFGIVPKPGGAGLFRGRFVRAKNRQLHRANPAKGGKRPNASANRYLVSKSSVRIAKYDLVEYRSHEKHVVGYVNTLRTKGTVRIADAFGKQLAGGVSVGRLRKLQNASTLIWEVKRRFPAAP